Proteins from a single region of Acidobacteriota bacterium:
- a CDS encoding NAD(P)/FAD-dependent oxidoreductase translates to MSGSEINVSHNRSRFPNGSEIVVVGAGAAGLAAAWTLAGRRKDSKCRVRVLEASDKIGGRMFCEKVDGFHVYSGASVIHESFATTRELARELDVELRQSPKKKGGQSYVGDRFWGLYIGGSLKQTLQTLQTLFFSPQHTLSGNLEFMRLFAMLRKRAKDLDFEDHTRMLDLDTGESFAEFARANSLTRYLKQAGELDLNCFTAGSSEQVGAAYGMALLWLWTINPATRNYLPKQGISAFANALSDSCASFTQVSTRVARITIEDGRVRGIVTTSGEKIEADAVICATTASTAARIIPESLGELRAVLEQVSYSSCCNVAFGLNANILADGSHAALFPSESPSFLTMVTNLAAMTPDAAPSGKTLVHALIIGKHARAFFALDDGEIVRRVIEEMRRFFPAMPERPLFARVYRWPEALCLSPGGMLSDMHDMRTRPHKYMGGLFLAGDYTRLPSLNGAIKSGVEAAEASLSYIAEAEAAKLR, encoded by the coding sequence ATGAGCGGTTCTGAGATTAATGTGAGTCACAACCGATCTCGGTTTCCGAACGGATCAGAGATCGTAGTGGTGGGCGCGGGTGCGGCCGGTCTCGCCGCAGCCTGGACACTCGCTGGCCGCCGCAAGGATAGCAAATGCCGCGTTAGAGTGCTGGAGGCCTCGGACAAGATCGGCGGGCGCATGTTCTGCGAGAAGGTCGACGGCTTTCACGTGTATAGCGGTGCCAGCGTCATCCATGAATCCTTCGCAACAACAAGAGAATTGGCGCGCGAACTGGATGTGGAACTGCGGCAAAGTCCGAAAAAGAAAGGTGGCCAAAGCTACGTTGGCGACCGATTCTGGGGCCTGTACATCGGTGGTTCGCTGAAGCAGACCCTGCAGACCCTGCAGACCCTGTTCTTTTCGCCGCAACACACGCTGTCTGGAAATCTGGAATTCATGCGCCTGTTCGCGATGCTCAGGAAACGCGCCAAGGATCTCGATTTCGAAGACCATACCCGCATGTTGGACCTGGACACAGGGGAAAGCTTCGCTGAATTCGCTCGCGCCAACTCGCTTACCCGCTACTTGAAACAGGCGGGGGAGTTGGACCTCAACTGCTTCACCGCAGGCAGTTCCGAGCAAGTGGGGGCCGCATATGGAATGGCGTTACTGTGGCTGTGGACCATCAATCCAGCGACGCGCAACTATTTGCCCAAACAGGGAATCAGTGCCTTCGCCAATGCCCTTTCGGATTCCTGCGCGAGTTTCACCCAAGTTTCCACGAGAGTCGCACGGATCACAATCGAAGATGGGAGGGTAAGAGGCATCGTTACGACGAGTGGAGAAAAGATCGAGGCCGATGCGGTCATATGCGCCACCACGGCTTCGACTGCCGCACGAATCATTCCGGAATCACTAGGCGAACTTCGCGCTGTCCTTGAGCAGGTTAGCTACAGCTCATGCTGCAATGTAGCGTTCGGGCTGAACGCGAACATTCTGGCCGATGGATCACATGCTGCGCTGTTTCCTTCTGAATCTCCGTCCTTCCTGACCATGGTCACCAATTTGGCAGCCATGACTCCGGACGCAGCGCCTTCAGGCAAGACGCTAGTTCACGCATTGATCATCGGCAAACATGCAAGAGCGTTCTTCGCGTTGGACGATGGCGAAATCGTGCGTCGGGTGATCGAAGAAATGCGCCGGTTCTTTCCGGCCATGCCGGAACGCCCCCTGTTCGCGAGGGTCTACCGCTGGCCGGAAGCCTTATGTCTGTCGCCTGGCGGCATGCTTAGCGATATGCATGACATGCGTACGCGACCACACAAATACATGGGTGGCCTTTTCCTCGCCGGCGACTACACTCGCTTGCCGTCGCTGAATGGAGCCATAAAAAGTGGCGTCGAGGCAGCCGAGGCGAGCCTATCCTATATCGCCGAGGCGGAAGCGGCGAAATTGAGGTGA
- a CDS encoding cyclase family protein: MKIPAIVFPTLVLLVGLGGCADSPSVGQPTYVDLTHPFDEHTIFWPTEEGFSLERAFHGITPGGYFYSANRFRTAEHGGTHLDAPIHFFKDRETVDEIPLERLIAPGVVIDVRAQCRQDPDYQVGIDDFGEWEERFGSRLEEVIVLLQTGFGDYWPDRARYLGTEETGPAALPKLHFPGLHPEAARWLVDHRRIRAIGLDTASIDYGQSKDFKTHVILAEHSIPIFENVARIDELPPRGFTILALPMKIKGGSGGPLRILARLDP, encoded by the coding sequence ATGAAGATCCCGGCAATAGTCTTCCCAACGCTGGTTCTGCTCGTGGGACTGGGTGGTTGTGCGGATTCGCCTTCGGTCGGGCAGCCCACCTATGTCGATCTGACCCATCCTTTTGACGAGCACACCATCTTCTGGCCCACCGAAGAGGGATTCTCCCTGGAGCGGGCCTTCCACGGCATCACCCCGGGAGGCTACTTCTACTCGGCCAACCGTTTCCGCACGGCTGAACATGGCGGCACCCACCTGGACGCTCCCATCCATTTCTTCAAGGACAGGGAGACAGTGGACGAGATCCCGCTGGAGCGGCTGATCGCTCCCGGAGTCGTCATCGACGTCCGCGCCCAGTGCCGCCAAGACCCGGACTACCAGGTTGGCATCGACGATTTTGGAGAGTGGGAAGAGCGCTTCGGCTCCCGCCTGGAGGAAGTGATCGTCCTGCTGCAAACGGGCTTTGGCGACTACTGGCCCGATCGGGCACGCTATCTGGGAACCGAGGAGACCGGGCCGGCGGCGCTACCCAAGCTTCACTTCCCGGGCCTGCACCCCGAGGCCGCCCGATGGCTAGTGGACCACCGCCGCATCAGGGCCATCGGGCTCGATACCGCCAGCATCGACTATGGCCAATCCAAGGACTTCAAGACTCACGTCATCCTGGCGGAACACAGCATCCCCATTTTCGAGAACGTGGCCCGAATCGACGAGCTGCCTCCCAGGGGTTTCACCATCCTGGCCCTTCCCATGAAAATCAAGGGCGGCAGCGGTGGCCCCCTGCGCATCCTGGCCCGCCTCGATCCCTGA
- a CDS encoding Arm DNA-binding domain-containing protein has translation MPKWPFRPLSSAPPGRNAAGNDLNLFVQPTGTRSWIQRLVIRDRHREFGLGSLALVSLAEAREKALANRKLAGQGGDPLAQKRRAECIPTFAEAATRLPEQ, from the coding sequence ATCCCCAAATGGCCCTTTCGTCCTCTTTCCTCCGCTCCGCCCGGAAGAAACGCCGCCGGCAACGACCTCAATCTCTTCGTCCAACCTACCGGAACCCGGAGTTGGATTCAACGCCTCGTGATCCGTGACCGCCACCGTGAGTTCGGACTCGGCAGCCTCGCCCTGGTCTCCCTGGCAGAGGCTCGAGAGAAGGCGCTCGCCAACCGCAAGCTCGCCGGCCAGGGCGGGGATCCACTGGCGCAGAAGCGTCGCGCGGAGTGCATCCCCACCTTCGCCGAAGCTGCCACCCGTCTGCCGGAACAGTAG
- a CDS encoding class I SAM-dependent methyltransferase encodes MAAPSQREYFNERVGDFDVPQPAPVIERLAEVVGAAGLHPGEVVLDIGTGVGVLVPLIQSFNPSRIVACDIAEKMLQRLQQKHPLVQTIHSDVADLPLEDDSVDVAFLNAMFGNIADKPRACRNLSRMLRPGGRMVVSHPEGRAFVEELRRTSPLAIESFPQRTQFQSLLQPLGLEVITYRDEPKLYLMVARKER; translated from the coding sequence ATGGCTGCTCCCTCTCAACGTGAATACTTCAATGAGCGGGTGGGCGACTTCGATGTGCCCCAGCCGGCGCCTGTGATCGAACGCCTGGCGGAGGTGGTCGGCGCGGCCGGGTTGCACCCCGGCGAAGTGGTGCTGGATATCGGAACCGGTGTGGGCGTTCTCGTCCCCCTAATCCAGTCCTTCAATCCCTCCCGTATCGTCGCCTGCGACATCGCCGAGAAAATGTTGCAGCGGCTGCAGCAGAAACATCCCCTGGTTCAGACCATTCACTCGGACGTGGCCGATCTTCCACTGGAAGACGACTCGGTGGATGTCGCCTTTCTGAACGCCATGTTCGGGAACATCGCCGACAAACCCCGAGCCTGCAGGAATCTAAGCCGCATGTTACGGCCGGGAGGCCGCATGGTGGTGAGCCATCCCGAGGGCAGGGCATTCGTGGAAGAGCTTCGCCGCACCAGCCCCCTGGCCATTGAGTCGTTCCCCCAGCGCACCCAGTTCCAGTCGCTGCTCCAGCCGCTGGGGCTGGAGGTGATCACCTATCGGGACGAACCCAAGCTCTACCTGATGGTGGCCCGGAAAGAACGTTGA